The following are from one region of the Litorilinea aerophila genome:
- a CDS encoding metallophosphoesterase family protein: MRIAILADIHGNLPALAAVHADLQRQAPDAVYLAGDQINRCPWNNEVMDLMRDEGWPAIAGNHEWVVARLGTPENRPPFTNRARFPDLWWTREHLTAAHLATIRTLPASRLLAFPGTTPIRLIHGLPDNPFVGILPETPEPEVAAALAGVAEPVVVCGHTHRPMARRCGRWYVVNGGSVGMPYNGDPRAQYLLLDWTQGQWHPTFRQVAYPLSAVTEGFARYRLEEAWGALARLYLRTILTGQPWASDFGQWMKEQPEQLQQDLDRAVALYLARHGPDRWAFG; the protein is encoded by the coding sequence ATGCGCATCGCGATCCTGGCAGACATTCACGGCAATCTTCCCGCCCTGGCCGCGGTCCACGCCGACCTGCAGCGCCAGGCGCCGGACGCGGTCTACCTGGCCGGCGACCAGATCAACCGCTGCCCGTGGAACAACGAGGTGATGGATCTGATGCGGGATGAGGGCTGGCCGGCCATCGCCGGCAACCATGAGTGGGTGGTGGCCCGGTTGGGCACGCCTGAGAATCGCCCGCCCTTCACCAACCGGGCCCGCTTTCCGGACCTGTGGTGGACCCGGGAACATCTGACCGCGGCGCATCTGGCCACCATACGCACTCTGCCGGCCAGCCGGTTGCTGGCTTTCCCTGGCACCACGCCCATTCGCCTCATCCATGGCCTGCCGGACAATCCCTTCGTGGGCATCCTGCCCGAGACTCCCGAGCCAGAGGTGGCCGCCGCGCTGGCGGGGGTGGCCGAACCGGTGGTGGTCTGCGGCCACACCCATCGGCCCATGGCCCGGCGTTGTGGCCGCTGGTACGTGGTTAATGGCGGGTCCGTGGGCATGCCCTACAACGGCGATCCCCGAGCCCAGTACCTCCTGTTGGACTGGACGCAGGGCCAGTGGCATCCCACCTTCCGCCAGGTAGCCTATCCCCTGTCGGCTGTCACCGAAGGCTTCGCCCGCTATCGCCTGGAAGAGGCCTGGGGCGCCCTGGCTCGCCTGTATCTGCGCACCATCCTGACCGGCCAGCCCTGGGCCAGCGACTTCGGCCAGTGGATGAAGGAGCAGCCCGAGCAGCTCCAGCAGGACCTGGACCGGGCTGTGGCCCTCTACCTGGCGCGCCACGGCCCGGATCGTTGGGCGTTTGGCTGA
- a CDS encoding pyridoxal phosphate-dependent aminotransferase — translation MRLARQLEKLGTETAFAVSGAAAAWAAKGHKVYPFHLGDINIPTPANIVEAAYKAIRDGYTGYCPAAGIPELRAVIADDVGRKRGVTYSAENVSVQPGGKPVIGKFIAAVMDPGDEVLYPNPGYPIYESQIEYQGGVAVPYGYVEKDGGFELDIDAIRRSITPRTKALIYNNYQNPTGAQSTRQEMEELAELALKHDLWVLSDDAYYEMRYSGEPLSIVNLPGMQERTVILYTCSKRFAMTGWRLGAAIGPKEVIDVINKLNTNAESCTTHFIQRAMVEAIPGDTSGPDQILQILRERRDAAVAGLNAIDGISIQAPESTFYLFPNVTKILERKGMSDVNQLMDEALVRTNVSFCTRKHFGRPLPGEKHAYIRLAYSGIDVDDIREGLQRLKEYFESSE, via the coding sequence ATGCGCTTAGCCAGACAACTGGAAAAACTGGGCACCGAGACTGCCTTCGCCGTCTCCGGTGCGGCCGCGGCCTGGGCTGCCAAAGGCCACAAGGTCTATCCCTTCCACCTGGGGGACATCAACATCCCCACCCCGGCCAACATCGTGGAAGCCGCATACAAGGCCATCCGGGACGGCTACACCGGCTACTGCCCTGCTGCTGGCATCCCAGAGTTGCGGGCCGTCATCGCCGACGACGTGGGCCGCAAGCGGGGCGTCACCTACAGCGCGGAGAACGTCTCGGTGCAGCCCGGGGGCAAGCCGGTCATCGGCAAATTCATCGCCGCGGTGATGGATCCGGGCGACGAAGTCCTCTACCCCAACCCGGGCTACCCCATCTACGAATCCCAGATCGAATACCAGGGCGGCGTGGCCGTTCCCTACGGCTACGTGGAGAAGGATGGCGGCTTCGAGCTGGACATAGACGCCATCCGGCGGTCCATCACCCCCCGCACCAAGGCCTTGATCTACAACAACTACCAGAACCCCACCGGCGCGCAGTCCACCCGGCAGGAGATGGAGGAGCTGGCCGAGCTGGCCCTGAAACATGACCTCTGGGTGCTGAGCGACGACGCCTACTACGAGATGCGCTACAGCGGCGAGCCCCTTTCCATCGTCAACCTGCCCGGCATGCAAGAGCGCACCGTCATCCTCTACACCTGCTCCAAACGCTTCGCCATGACCGGCTGGCGGCTGGGCGCGGCCATCGGCCCCAAGGAGGTGATCGACGTCATCAACAAGCTGAACACCAACGCCGAGTCCTGCACCACCCATTTCATCCAGCGGGCCATGGTGGAGGCCATCCCCGGCGACACCAGCGGCCCCGACCAGATCCTCCAGATCCTGCGGGAACGGCGGGACGCGGCGGTGGCCGGCCTCAACGCCATCGACGGCATCTCCATCCAGGCGCCGGAAAGCACCTTCTACCTCTTCCCGAATGTGACCAAGATCCTGGAGCGCAAGGGGATGAGCGACGTCAACCAGCTGATGGATGAAGCCCTGGTGCGGACCAATGTCTCCTTCTGCACCCGCAAGCACTTTGGTCGCCCCCTCCCTGGCGAGAAGCACGCCTACATCCGCCTGGCCTACTCGGGCATCGACGTGGACGATATCCGGGAAGGGCTCCAGCGGCTGAAGGAATATTTCGAGAGCAGCGAGTAG
- a CDS encoding PHP domain-containing protein, whose protein sequence is MWKVDLHAHTIYSKDCLTRPEALIARARAVGLDKIAVTEHNNLAGALAARALAPDLVIVGEEIKTTHGEVIAYFVQEEVPAGLSPAETLARLREQGAVISIPHPLDSVRGSAMGLDNVLAIIDQVDALEVLNARCVRPADNDAAARLAAEHGKLVTAGSDAHTLFEVGRCHLEMPPFEDNAASFLAALAQARPAGRVSPFWPHLASTYAKWRKRIFPVTLPG, encoded by the coding sequence ATGTGGAAAGTTGACCTGCACGCCCATACCATCTACAGCAAAGATTGCCTCACCCGGCCGGAAGCCCTGATTGCCCGGGCCCGGGCCGTGGGGCTGGATAAGATCGCGGTCACCGAGCACAACAACCTGGCCGGCGCGCTGGCTGCCAGGGCCCTCGCCCCCGATCTGGTCATCGTCGGCGAGGAGATCAAGACGACCCACGGCGAGGTGATCGCCTACTTCGTGCAGGAGGAGGTGCCGGCCGGCCTTTCACCCGCGGAAACCCTGGCCCGGCTCCGGGAGCAGGGCGCGGTCATCAGCATCCCCCATCCCCTGGACTCGGTGCGGGGCTCGGCCATGGGGCTGGACAACGTGCTGGCCATCATTGACCAGGTGGATGCCCTGGAGGTGCTGAATGCCCGCTGTGTCCGGCCGGCGGATAACGACGCGGCCGCTCGCCTGGCCGCGGAGCACGGCAAGCTGGTGACCGCAGGCAGCGACGCCCACACCCTCTTCGAGGTCGGACGCTGCCACCTGGAGATGCCGCCTTTCGAAGACAATGCCGCCAGCTTTCTGGCTGCCCTGGCCCAGGCCCGGCCCGCGGGGCGGGTCAGTCCCTTCTGGCCCCATCTGGCCAGCACCTACGCCAAGTGGCGCAAGCGGATCTTCCCGGTCACCCTGCCCGGTTAG
- a CDS encoding RNA polymerase sigma factor — protein MNYSPISPTTDYPYGSESVRFGEGWSAGSTTLELADVLQAARAGDDLAFNHLIEHYRSAAERVAHHILRTEEAAADAVQDALIKVYRALPRFQDGNFRSWLLRIVTNTCYDHLRSQKRRRALSLDELQEQSKGELSLNPPEEGTDPETLVTQKESMERLLAAIDSLPPWHRNVVLLVDVHGCDYNEAAQILNLPLGTVKSRLSRARATLRDLLIEAGLVPDAMLQ, from the coding sequence ATGAATTATTCTCCAATATCCCCGACGACAGACTATCCTTATGGCAGCGAGAGTGTGCGCTTTGGCGAAGGCTGGAGCGCCGGCAGCACCACGCTGGAGCTGGCCGACGTGCTTCAGGCGGCCCGGGCCGGCGACGATCTGGCCTTCAATCACCTGATCGAACACTACCGCAGCGCGGCCGAACGGGTGGCCCACCACATCCTGCGTACCGAAGAGGCGGCCGCCGACGCGGTTCAGGATGCCCTGATCAAGGTCTATCGGGCCCTTCCCCGCTTCCAGGATGGCAACTTCCGCTCGTGGCTACTGCGCATCGTGACCAACACCTGTTACGACCACCTACGCAGCCAGAAACGCCGCAGAGCCCTGAGCCTGGATGAACTCCAGGAGCAGAGCAAGGGAGAGCTGAGCCTCAACCCGCCGGAGGAAGGCACCGACCCGGAGACGCTGGTCACCCAGAAGGAAAGCATGGAGCGGCTGCTGGCCGCCATCGACAGCCTCCCCCCCTGGCACCGAAACGTCGTCCTCCTGGTGGATGTCCACGGCTGCGACTACAACGAAGCAGCCCAGATCCTCAACCTCCCCCTGGGCACGGTCAAGTCCCGGCTAAGCCGGGCCCGGGCGACCCTCCGCGATCTCCTCATCGAGGCGGGGCTGGTGCCCGACGCCATGCTCCAATAG
- the dgoD gene encoding galactonate dehydratase, which yields MKITQIETIFVDRYLFVQVHTDEGITGLGESGAWGYLEASAAAVETFKRYLIGQDPLRIEHHWQYLYRWSHFRGAAIMGALSAIDIALWDIAGKYFGVPCYQLLGGKTRDKVRVYYHVFGDTKEKLIEGCKQAKALGFTAVGHLTPFLDESRDVPYFKTHVDKMQDAIETVGRYREAVGKDVDLCIEIHRRLTPAEAIVLARGIEPYQPFFYEDPILPDSFDAMALVAEKIHIPIATGERLHTIYEFEALLKRGAVQYVRPDVCMAGGLTHCKKIAALAEAHHVGVVPHNPLSPVSTAACVQLAACIPNFALQEYPIGENEPPKSEIVKSALKLENGFLIVPDVPGIGIELAEDAAEKYPYRPREVKTRLHVDGSVVDQ from the coding sequence ATGAAGATCACCCAGATCGAAACCATCTTTGTGGATCGCTACCTCTTCGTCCAGGTGCACACCGACGAAGGCATCACCGGCCTGGGCGAGTCCGGCGCATGGGGCTATCTGGAAGCGTCCGCCGCCGCGGTGGAAACCTTCAAGCGCTACCTCATCGGCCAGGATCCCCTGCGCATCGAACACCACTGGCAGTACCTCTACCGGTGGAGCCATTTCCGGGGCGCGGCCATCATGGGCGCGCTGAGCGCCATCGACATTGCCCTCTGGGACATCGCCGGCAAGTATTTCGGCGTCCCCTGCTACCAGCTCCTAGGCGGCAAAACCCGGGACAAGGTGCGGGTCTACTACCACGTCTTCGGCGATACCAAGGAGAAACTCATCGAAGGCTGTAAACAGGCCAAGGCCCTGGGCTTCACCGCGGTTGGCCACCTCACCCCCTTCCTGGACGAATCCCGCGATGTTCCCTATTTCAAGACCCACGTGGATAAGATGCAGGACGCCATCGAGACTGTGGGGCGCTACCGGGAGGCGGTGGGCAAGGATGTGGACCTCTGCATCGAGATCCACCGGCGCCTGACGCCCGCCGAGGCCATCGTCCTGGCCCGGGGCATCGAGCCCTACCAACCCTTTTTCTACGAGGATCCCATCCTGCCCGACAGCTTCGATGCCATGGCCCTGGTGGCCGAGAAGATCCACATTCCCATTGCCACCGGCGAACGGCTCCACACCATCTACGAGTTCGAGGCCCTGCTCAAGCGGGGGGCAGTCCAGTATGTGCGGCCGGATGTCTGCATGGCCGGCGGACTGACCCACTGTAAGAAAATCGCTGCCCTGGCCGAAGCCCACCACGTGGGCGTGGTCCCCCACAACCCCCTGAGCCCGGTCAGCACGGCCGCCTGTGTCCAACTGGCCGCCTGCATCCCCAACTTCGCCCTGCAGGAATACCCCATCGGCGAGAACGAGCCGCCCAAAAGCGAAATCGTCAAGAGCGCGCTGAAGCTGGAGAACGGCTTTCTCATTGTGCCCGACGTACCGGGCATCGGCATCGAGCTGGCCGAGGATGCCGCTGAGAAGTACCCCTACCGGCCACGCGAGGTCAAAACCCGCCTCCACGTGGACGGCTCCGTGGTAGATCAATGA
- a CDS encoding nucleotidyltransferase domain-containing protein: MSKHRNVAQRRALLESELSRYVKLLREHYAPQRILLFGSLTSEKVEEWSDIDLVIVTETERKFLDRIREVFELLRPQVGVDILVYTPAEFAELLRHRAFVRDEIVGKGKVLYERGE; this comes from the coding sequence GTGTCTAAGCACCGAAACGTAGCCCAGCGCCGCGCCCTATTGGAATCTGAATTGTCTCGATATGTGAAGCTGCTCCGTGAGCACTATGCACCTCAACGCATCCTTTTATTTGGTTCACTTACCAGTGAGAAAGTTGAAGAATGGTCCGATATTGATCTGGTCATTGTTACAGAGACCGAACGAAAATTTTTAGACCGCATCCGAGAGGTCTTCGAGCTGCTACGTCCGCAGGTCGGCGTGGACATCCTCGTCTATACTCCAGCCGAGTTCGCAGAACTGCTCCGACATCGGGCCTTCGTGCGCGATGAAATTGTAGGAAAAGGGAAGGTTCTATATGAACGAGGAGAGTGA
- a CDS encoding HEPN domain-containing protein, with product MNEESERWFLFARQDLRMAELAMVEGIYNQVCFHCQQCAEKAVKGLLIFQGQKPPRTHRLTDLLGLLDPNPLAEIALEVQLLDRFYIPTRYPDALPGVLSEGLPDVQDAQEALAVARHMLTLIDQSIESPPSTQHPRNPT from the coding sequence ATGAACGAGGAGAGTGAACGCTGGTTTCTCTTCGCCCGTCAAGACCTGCGAATGGCAGAGCTGGCAATGGTGGAGGGCATATACAATCAAGTTTGTTTTCATTGTCAGCAATGTGCGGAGAAAGCGGTTAAGGGACTTTTGATCTTCCAGGGACAAAAGCCGCCGCGCACCCACCGTCTGACAGATTTGCTAGGCTTACTTGATCCCAACCCTCTCGCTGAGATAGCTCTAGAGGTACAACTGCTTGATCGTTTTTATATTCCTACCCGTTATCCTGATGCACTACCAGGAGTATTATCCGAGGGGCTACCCGACGTTCAAGATGCCCAGGAAGCGCTAGCAGTAGCACGCCACATGCTAACTCTCATTGACCAGAGCATAGAGTCTCCTCCAAGTACCCAACATCCAAGAAACCCCACCTAG
- a CDS encoding MATE family efflux transporter has protein sequence MKGGRQAALVHGPVGKTLIDLTIPMIFGIVGMVAFNLVDTFFVGQLGTRELAAMSFTFPVVMVISSVAFGIGIGGSAVISRAIGEGNQDRVRRLTTDLLALALTVVILFVLLGLLTIEPVFRLLGATPDLIPLIREYMTIWYLAMVFLVVPMVGNNAIRATGDTRTPSFVMLVAVLVNVVLDPLLIFGIGPFPRLELAGAALATVISRAVTFAVAVWVLYFRDRMVTFVWPGVRPILASWRRILYIGLPAAATNMIVPVSVGVVTRLIATYGAPAVAAFGVASRIDMFALTVLMALSTVLGPFIGQNWGAGRHDRVQAAIRYSEQFSLAWGLLMFLLLGILARPLAELFNRDPAVVETVVLYLRVLPISYGFQGILRMCNFSLNVLEKPLYATALTVLQMFVLYVPLAYLGSALWGLIGIFAAAVAAHVIAGGAAHFVLRQVLAAGARARLAQAKAGVA, from the coding sequence ATGAAAGGTGGGCGTCAGGCAGCCCTGGTCCACGGCCCGGTGGGCAAAACCTTGATCGATCTGACCATCCCCATGATCTTCGGTATCGTGGGCATGGTGGCCTTCAACCTGGTGGATACCTTCTTTGTGGGGCAGTTGGGCACCCGGGAACTGGCCGCCATGAGCTTCACCTTCCCCGTGGTGATGGTCATCTCCAGCGTCGCCTTCGGCATCGGCATCGGCGGCAGCGCCGTCATCTCCAGGGCCATCGGCGAAGGCAACCAGGATCGGGTCCGCCGCCTCACCACCGACCTGCTGGCCCTGGCCCTGACGGTGGTGATCCTGTTTGTGCTCCTGGGCCTGTTGACCATCGAGCCTGTCTTCCGCCTGTTGGGCGCCACTCCGGATCTGATTCCCCTCATCCGGGAATACATGACCATCTGGTACCTGGCCATGGTCTTCCTGGTGGTGCCCATGGTGGGCAACAACGCCATCCGGGCCACGGGGGACACCCGTACGCCCAGCTTCGTCATGCTGGTGGCCGTGCTGGTCAACGTGGTGCTGGACCCGTTGCTCATCTTCGGCATCGGCCCCTTCCCCCGGCTGGAGCTGGCCGGGGCCGCGCTGGCCACGGTGATCTCCCGGGCGGTGACCTTTGCCGTGGCCGTCTGGGTCCTTTACTTCCGGGATCGCATGGTGACCTTCGTCTGGCCAGGGGTGCGGCCGATCCTGGCCTCCTGGCGGCGGATCCTCTACATCGGCCTGCCCGCGGCCGCCACCAACATGATCGTGCCGGTCAGCGTGGGGGTGGTGACCCGCCTGATCGCCACCTACGGCGCGCCCGCCGTGGCCGCCTTTGGGGTGGCCTCTCGCATCGACATGTTCGCCCTCACGGTGCTGATGGCCCTCTCCACTGTCCTGGGGCCATTCATCGGCCAGAACTGGGGCGCCGGCCGTCACGACCGGGTGCAGGCCGCCATCCGCTACAGCGAACAGTTTTCCCTGGCCTGGGGCCTGCTCATGTTCCTGCTCCTGGGGATCCTGGCCCGCCCCCTGGCGGAGCTCTTCAACCGGGATCCCGCGGTGGTGGAGACGGTGGTGCTGTACCTGCGGGTGCTGCCTATCAGCTATGGCTTTCAGGGCATCCTGCGCATGTGTAACTTCTCCCTCAACGTCCTGGAGAAGCCCCTGTACGCCACCGCGTTGACCGTCCTGCAGATGTTCGTGCTCTACGTGCCCCTGGCCTACCTGGGCTCGGCCCTCTGGGGCTTGATCGGCATATTCGCTGCAGCCGTGGCGGCCCATGTCATCGCTGGGGGCGCAGCCCACTTCGTGTTGCGTCAGGTGTTGGCTGCGGGTGCCCGGGCTCGCCTGGCCCAGGCCAAGGCCGGGGTGGCGTAG
- a CDS encoding FHA domain-containing protein, whose amino-acid sequence MSQFGKLVCLSGPQAGMEYELSAEITTVGRSASSDLVLEDQFASRQHAEIRRIDNAYQVHDLNSKNGVLVNGKRLAPGATAWLEDGCEIQFASTRFRFYDPSATVTAPALIAVKEPALRVDPATRQVYVDGKLLDPPLSVKQFDLLWFLYQSRGRVVSKDEIAQAVWPEANGDVYDANVDRMVSRVRSRIEPEHAEEPRFIITVRGYGYQLVVD is encoded by the coding sequence GTGAGCCAGTTTGGGAAACTTGTCTGCCTGAGCGGACCACAGGCCGGCATGGAGTATGAGCTGTCGGCAGAAATCACCACCGTGGGCCGTTCGGCCAGTTCGGATCTGGTGCTGGAAGACCAGTTTGCCTCCCGCCAACATGCGGAGATCCGCCGCATCGACAACGCCTACCAGGTCCACGACTTGAACAGCAAGAACGGCGTACTGGTGAACGGCAAACGTCTGGCGCCCGGGGCCACAGCCTGGCTGGAGGACGGGTGTGAGATCCAGTTTGCCTCCACCCGCTTCCGTTTCTACGATCCCTCCGCCACGGTGACGGCGCCCGCCCTGATTGCAGTGAAGGAGCCAGCGCTGCGGGTCGATCCGGCCACCCGCCAGGTCTACGTGGATGGGAAGTTGCTGGATCCCCCCCTGAGTGTGAAGCAGTTTGACCTGCTCTGGTTCCTCTATCAGAGCCGTGGCCGGGTGGTCAGCAAGGATGAGATCGCCCAGGCCGTCTGGCCGGAGGCCAACGGCGATGTCTATGATGCCAATGTGGACCGCATGGTGAGCCGGGTGCGCAGCCGCATCGAGCCGGAACACGCCGAGGAGCCCCGTTTTATCATCACCGTGCGCGGTTACGGCTACCAGCTGGTCGTCGACTGA
- a CDS encoding GNAT family N-acetyltransferase — MIRPLTEQDRKHVVALLSQDRALNLYILGNLETLGLKRDFCQFWGDFEDSSGVLRAVLNRYMNGWTLYGRPDADWAGLAQVVDQHPVPAARLQDNPGGIPSFLPYLQRYRASQEKVEELMTLAPEHFRPVAPPPGATVRRATLADLDALIHLYRDAGSMQRSPAAVERPLRDTRVWVAEVAGQIGAAALTNAEVADLAMIGGVYTVPALRGRGLSQAVCSALCQELLREGKGPVLYWDTPAAGAVYRKLGFQAVGRWRSVWLAPAD, encoded by the coding sequence ATGATTCGACCGTTAACAGAGCAGGACCGGAAGCACGTCGTGGCCCTGCTCTCCCAGGACCGGGCCTTGAACCTGTACATCCTGGGCAACCTGGAGACCCTGGGCCTGAAGCGCGATTTTTGTCAGTTCTGGGGAGATTTTGAGGACAGTTCCGGGGTCCTGCGGGCGGTATTGAATCGTTATATGAACGGATGGACCCTCTATGGCCGACCGGATGCGGATTGGGCCGGCCTGGCCCAGGTGGTGGATCAGCATCCAGTGCCCGCCGCCCGCCTGCAGGACAATCCCGGCGGCATTCCCTCTTTCCTCCCCTACCTGCAGCGATATCGGGCCAGTCAGGAGAAGGTGGAAGAACTTATGACCCTGGCCCCGGAGCACTTCCGGCCTGTGGCGCCGCCGCCAGGGGCCACGGTGCGGCGGGCCACCCTGGCCGATCTGGATGCCCTCATCCACTTGTACCGGGATGCGGGCTCCATGCAACGGTCACCTGCCGCCGTGGAGCGTCCCCTGCGGGATACCCGGGTCTGGGTGGCGGAAGTCGCAGGCCAGATCGGGGCCGCTGCCCTCACCAATGCCGAAGTGGCGGATCTGGCCATGATCGGCGGCGTCTACACCGTACCCGCCCTGCGGGGGCGAGGCCTGAGCCAGGCCGTGTGCAGCGCCTTATGTCAAGAGCTGCTGCGGGAGGGCAAAGGGCCCGTGCTCTACTGGGACACACCGGCGGCAGGTGCCGTCTATCGAAAATTGGGCTTTCAGGCGGTGGGGCGCTGGCGCTCTGTCTGGCTGGCGCCGGCAGACTGA
- a CDS encoding SDR family NAD(P)-dependent oxidoreductase produces MSSTTTPPPTVLITGATDGLGLALARHYHAQGARLVLVGRRPLAELSGPLFQPDTYCQVDLADSGQYARLYAWLHENNIQALDQIIHNAAVGWVGSIAEQPPNSIREVLAVNLLAPIHLTHGLFPWVQAADGLFTFIGSVVAALPAPHYAVYAATKAALAGFVRNLQIELAACHPNVQAQIIHPGAIRTGMHAKSGADLQSLPWPRFPTPEAVAQAVIRQMEGRVPQAVIGPGNRLAFWAGHHLPELADGLLGRMHRRRQQIVLPAPQPPKEQPLKEQVRHCVITGAADGIGRALAHRFGRAGYRVTGIDVDRERAMYAQAELINAGVDARFALADLADPRDVEQLLETLAGRPPIDALIHNAGINAVGPFVTSDLTAQEQVLAVNLAAPLLLTAGLLRRGRLTHGCSVVALSSLSHFVGYPGAAVYAATKDGLAAYMRGLSMALAQSHGHTLTVFPGPTRTAHARRYSPDNRREHRRMPPEEVADAIYRAVQRRRRRLIPGRSNRLFALVGRLAPGLAAQVMRRTLFEQLVRQDSTR; encoded by the coding sequence ATGAGCTCAACCACCACGCCACCGCCCACGGTTCTGATCACCGGCGCCACCGACGGACTGGGGCTGGCCCTGGCCCGGCACTACCATGCCCAGGGCGCCCGCCTGGTCTTGGTGGGCCGCCGCCCCCTGGCAGAGCTATCCGGCCCCCTGTTTCAGCCGGACACTTACTGCCAGGTAGATCTGGCCGACAGCGGCCAATATGCGCGCCTCTACGCATGGCTACACGAAAACAACATCCAGGCGCTGGATCAGATCATCCATAACGCCGCCGTGGGATGGGTGGGCTCCATCGCCGAACAGCCGCCCAATTCCATCCGCGAAGTGCTGGCGGTCAACCTCCTGGCCCCCATCCACCTGACCCACGGCCTCTTCCCCTGGGTCCAGGCCGCCGATGGCCTCTTCACCTTCATCGGCTCGGTGGTGGCCGCCTTGCCTGCCCCCCACTACGCCGTCTACGCCGCCACCAAAGCCGCCCTGGCCGGCTTCGTGCGCAACCTCCAGATCGAGCTGGCCGCCTGTCATCCCAACGTGCAGGCCCAGATCATTCACCCCGGCGCCATCCGCACCGGCATGCACGCCAAGAGCGGCGCCGACCTCCAGTCGCTGCCCTGGCCCCGTTTCCCCACGCCCGAAGCCGTCGCCCAGGCCGTCATCCGCCAGATGGAGGGCAGAGTCCCCCAGGCGGTCATCGGCCCTGGCAACCGGCTGGCCTTCTGGGCCGGCCATCACCTGCCCGAGCTGGCGGATGGCCTCCTGGGGCGGATGCATCGACGCCGCCAGCAAATCGTCCTTCCGGCCCCCCAGCCTCCGAAAGAGCAACCTCTGAAAGAGCAGGTGCGCCACTGTGTCATCACCGGCGCGGCCGACGGCATCGGCCGTGCCCTGGCCCACCGCTTCGGCAGGGCCGGCTACCGGGTGACGGGCATCGACGTGGACCGGGAGCGGGCCATGTACGCCCAGGCCGAGCTGATCAATGCCGGCGTAGACGCCCGCTTTGCCCTGGCCGATCTGGCCGACCCCCGCGATGTGGAACAACTGCTGGAGACCCTGGCCGGACGGCCGCCCATCGATGCCCTCATCCACAACGCCGGCATCAACGCGGTGGGCCCTTTTGTGACATCGGATCTGACTGCCCAGGAACAGGTGCTCGCCGTCAACCTGGCTGCGCCACTGCTCCTCACTGCGGGCCTCCTGCGTAGAGGGCGGCTGACCCACGGCTGCAGCGTGGTGGCCCTTTCATCCCTGTCCCATTTTGTGGGCTATCCTGGGGCCGCCGTCTATGCCGCCACCAAGGATGGGCTGGCAGCCTACATGCGCGGCCTGTCCATGGCCCTGGCCCAAAGCCACGGCCATACGCTGACGGTCTTTCCCGGACCGACGCGGACCGCCCATGCCCGTCGCTACAGCCCGGACAATCGCCGGGAACACCGACGTATGCCGCCGGAAGAGGTGGCCGACGCCATCTACCGGGCTGTGCAGCGCCGCCGGCGCCGCCTGATCCCCGGCCGATCCAACCGACTCTTCGCCCTCGTGGGTCGGCTGGCCCCGGGCCTGGCCGCCCAGGTCATGCGCCGGACCCTCTTCGAGCAACTGGTGCGCCAGGATAGCACCCGTTGA